TACATCAAGCGCGTTTCCGTCGACACGTTCCGCACGCAAAACCGCGGTGGACGCGGAGTGACCGGTATCTCGAACCTCAAGCGTGAGGACGTCGTGCGCAACTTCTTCATGACCAAGACGCACGATCACGTGCTATTCTTCACGAATAAGGGTCGCGTCTATCGTCTGCGCGGTTACGAAATTCCGGATACGACCCGTCAAGCGCGAGGCACCGCGCTGGTCAACCTGCTCACCCTGCCGCCGGGCGAAGAAGTCAGCGCGGTCTACCCCGTCGACAAGTTCACGGGCGATCAGTACATGGTGATGGTGACCAAGCAGGGCGTCATCAAGAAGTCGAAACTCGAAGACTTCGCCAACGTGCGGCGCAACGGACTCATCGCGATCAACCTCGACGACGGGGACGAACTGCTCGCCGTCGACCTATCGGACGGATCGCGCGACATCATCCTAGCCTCGACCAACGGCATGGCCGTGCACTTCAACGAAAAAGACGTGCGCGCGATGGGCCGTCCGGCTCGCGGCGTCAAGGCGATGACACTCGAGAACGGCGACACGATCGTTGCGATGGACGTCATCGAAGACGAACGGCGCGAAGTGCTGCTGGTCACGTCGCTGGCCTTCGGAAAGCGCACGCCGATCTCGGAGTACCGTCACACGTCGCGTGGCGGCAAGGGCGTCAAGGCTTTCGCGCGCCAGCGCGACGACATCGGCGGCGTCGTGGATCAGATTCTCGTTGCGCCCGACGATCAAATCTTGATGATCACCTCGGGCAACCAGGTGATCCGGCTGAAGGTCGGCGACATTCGCAAGACCGGCCGCGATACGAAGGGCGTCCGGCTGCAGCGTCTGGGCGAAGGCGACGAGGTGATCGCCATTACCAACCTCGGCAAACAGGCCAAACAGATCACCGACATCACCGGGGAACCCCAACAGCCGGAACTTTAACTGTCATCCTGAGCGTAGCGAGCGAAGTCGAAGGGCAGGCGCAACCCTAGGCCCGGCCAGCGCGGTCCCAGCGACCGGAGGAGTAAAGTGAGCACACTAAACGACGTAACTCAGACGAACTTTGACAGCGAGGTGCTGCAAAGCAACCAGCCCGTGCTGGTCGATTTTTGGGCGCCATGGTGCGGACCTTGCAAAATGCTCGGCCCCGTCGTGGAAAAGGTCGCCAATGCCAACGCCGGCAAGGCGAAGTTCGTGAAGTTGAACACGGACGACAACCCGAGTCTGGCGGGTCAGTATCAGGTCTCGGGCATTCCGTGCTTGATTCTCTTCAAAGGCGGACAGCCCGTCGATCGCATCGTCGGCTACGTTCCCGAGAACGTCATTACGTCGATGCTCAGCAAGCACGTCGCGTAAGCGATGTCGCAAGCGTTGCGCAGCCTTCCGGCTGTGCACCGGCTGTTGGAAGAGCCCGCGGTTGCCGTATTCGCGGCGACCCTTGGAAGAGAAGGAATGAAAGGCGCGATCGAGCGAGTGCTCGATCGCGCTCGTGCTTCCGGCCAAGCGCACGGGTACGAAGATATCGTCGCCGCCGTAGTGGCGCAGCTCGATGCAATGCGCATGCGCGGCATGCTCTGCGTCATCAACGCGAGCGGTGTGATGCTGCATACCAATCTCGGACGCGCGCCGTTGGCGACCGAAGCGCTCGCCGCCGTCGATCGGCTCTCGCAGGGTTATTCGAATCTGGAATACGATCTGGAAGCCGGCGAGCGCGGCTCGCGGTATTCGCGCGTTACCGACGCGTTGCGCGAAGCGACCGGCGCGCAAGACGCCGTCGTCGTCAACAACTGCGCGGCGGCGGTGCTGCTCGTGCTCGACACGTTCGCGCGCGGCCGCGAGACCGTCGTCGCGCGCAACCAGCTCGTCGAAATCGGCGGCGGTTTTCGCATTCCCGACGTGCTCGCGCGCAGCGGCACGACGCTCGTCGAAGTCGGCACGACCAATCGCGTCTACGCTCGCGACTTCGAAACGGCGCTGTCGCCGCGTACCGCGCTGCTGCTGCGGACGCATCCTTCGAACTATCGTATCGAAGGGTTTACCGCCGACGTTTCCGGCGACGAGCTCGTCAAGCTCGGGCGTCGCTCCGGTGTTATGGTCGTCGAGGATTTGGGAAGCGGAGCGTTGGTCGATCTTGCGGAGTACGGTCTGCCGCACGAGCGCACGGTTGGGGAAGCGCTCGCCGAGGGCATCGATCTCGTGACGTTTTCGGGAGATAAGCTGCTGGGTGGACCGCAATCGGGTATCGTCGTAGGCAGCGCGCGATTCGTAGCCGCGCTGCGTACCAATCCGCTCCTTCGCGCATTGCGCGTCGATAAAACGACGATCGCCGCGCTCGGTGCCACGCTCGCGCTCTATCGCGATCGTACGTCTCGCGAGCGCATCCCACTCTATCGAATGCTTGCGGCCACCATCGAGCATCTGCGCGCCCGGGCGCAGCCGTATATTACCGCGATACCGCAAGCGATGCTCGTGGAATCGGTGGCGTACGTCGGTGCGGGCACGCTTCCCGACGCGCGCGTTGCGTCGCTCGCGATTGCGATTCGCGTACCGCGTCCCGACCTCACGGCCGCAGCATTGCGGCGCGGCGATCCCGCGATCGTGGGACGTATCGAGGACGGGCGGCTCCTGTTCGATCTGCGGACCATTGCGCCGGAAGAAGACGGCAGCGTTATCGCGAAGCTTCGCGCATGTTGATAGCGGCGGTCGCACTCGCTGCGACTCTTGGAGAGAACGATTATCGTAGTCTGGCGACGTTGTCGTCCCCGGCGATATCACCCGACGGTAAGCACGCCGTCACGATCGTCTCGCACGTCGTGTGGGATGAGGATCGTCGCGACGACGATTTGATCGTGGTCGACCTTGCGACCCATGCGACGCGCACGCTGACCTACCGGCGAAAAGATCTCTCGAGTCCCGCGTTTTCGCCCGACGGCTCGCGGCTCGCATTCATCGCAGCGGGCGCGGACGACAAGGATCAGGTCTTCGTGATGCGGCTCGACGGCGGCGACGCTCGCCCGGTAACGCACGCAAAAAGCGACGTCGACGAGTTCGCGTGGCGCTCCGACGGCCGCGCGCTGGCGTACCTGGCGACCGACCCCGATCCGGATCGCAAAGGCTCCGACAAATTCCGTGACAGCTTCGTCTTTACGACCGAGCCGATCACCGCGCGCTCGCGCCCGCGCCCCGATCATCTCTTCGTTCAATCGCTCGACGGCGGGGCGCCGACGCAGTTGACGTTCGGCGCGCAGAGCGCAACCTCGGATTATCCGATCTCATGGTCGCCGGACGGTAAGACGATTGCGTTCACGCTGGTTCCCAACGCGATCCTCAACGACGAGAGCTATTCGCACGTTGCGCTCGTCGACGTCGCGACGAAGAACGTGCGCGATCTGACGGGTCGTACCCAGTGGGAGAGCTCGGCGATCTTTTCGCCGGAC
The sequence above is drawn from the Candidatus Baltobacteraceae bacterium genome and encodes:
- the trxA gene encoding thioredoxin encodes the protein MSTLNDVTQTNFDSEVLQSNQPVLVDFWAPWCGPCKMLGPVVEKVANANAGKAKFVKLNTDDNPSLAGQYQVSGIPCLILFKGGQPVDRIVGYVPENVITSMLSKHVA
- the selA gene encoding L-seryl-tRNA(Sec) selenium transferase, whose product is MSQALRSLPAVHRLLEEPAVAVFAATLGREGMKGAIERVLDRARASGQAHGYEDIVAAVVAQLDAMRMRGMLCVINASGVMLHTNLGRAPLATEALAAVDRLSQGYSNLEYDLEAGERGSRYSRVTDALREATGAQDAVVVNNCAAAVLLVLDTFARGRETVVARNQLVEIGGGFRIPDVLARSGTTLVEVGTTNRVYARDFETALSPRTALLLRTHPSNYRIEGFTADVSGDELVKLGRRSGVMVVEDLGSGALVDLAEYGLPHERTVGEALAEGIDLVTFSGDKLLGGPQSGIVVGSARFVAALRTNPLLRALRVDKTTIAALGATLALYRDRTSRERIPLYRMLAATIEHLRARAQPYITAIPQAMLVESVAYVGAGTLPDARVASLAIAIRVPRPDLTAAALRRGDPAIVGRIEDGRLLFDLRTIAPEEDGSVIAKLRAC